A genomic segment from Amyelois transitella isolate CPQ chromosome 15, ilAmyTran1.1, whole genome shotgun sequence encodes:
- the LOC106138355 gene encoding rhythmically expressed gene 2 protein: MNIISGIKLVTFDATNTLLKFRMPPWHYYALVAKDYGYTGTETEVKERLIDSYRFMWEKYPNFGKNLIPWDKWWQKVVARTFEGQIPQGKDAEITKILIEQYKTSKLWCVAEGGRQLLNILEKRCINTGIVSNFDPRLHDILRSLGIIKHFKFIVTSYEVGCSKPDKKIFTHAMKRCGLVKPSECLHIGDDVKKDYEAVIRAGWRALVVQSSDTPMAMTEKSPACEHIFPNLLTLAKSIEKSDLKF; the protein is encoded by the coding sequence atgaatataattaGTGGTATAAAGCTAGTTACTTTTGATGCAACAAATACCTTGCTAAAATTTCGTATGCCACCATGGCATTACTACGCCCTTGTAGCCAAGGATTATGGATACACAGGAACCGAAACAGAAGTGAAAGAAAGATTAATAGACTCATACAGATTCATGTGGGAGAAATATCCTAATTTTGGCAAAAATTTAATACCTTGGGATAAATGGTGGCAAAAAGTAGTGGCAAGGACTTTTGAAGGGCAGATTCCTCAAGGAAAAGATGCTGAAATTACTAAAATCCTAATTGAACAATACAAGACTTCGAAGTTATGGTGTGTCGCTGAAGGGGGTCGTCAGTTGCTGAATATTCTTGAGAAAAGATGTATCAATACTGGCATCGTTTCCAATTTTGATCCGCGACTCCATGACATCTTAAGAAGCTTGggtattataaaacattttaagtttATCGTAACGTCATATGAGGTTGGATGTAGTAAGCctgataagaaaatatttacacatgCTATGAAAAGATGTGGATTAGTCAAGCCATCTGAATGTCTCCATATTGGTGATGATGTAAAAAAGGATTATGAGGCTGTAATAAGAGCTGGGTGGCGTGCATTGGTTGTTCAGAGCAGTGATACTCCAATGGCTATGACAGAAAAGTCTCCAGCTTGTGAGCATATCTTCCCTAATTTATTGACATTAGCTAAGAGCATAGAAAAATCTgatcttaaattttaa